GTTTGCGATGCCGTCGAGGAACTTTTGTCTCGAAAAATGCCCGCTGGTGGCCCAAACGTAACTGCAAGCGTCTAATCAATCGATCGCTGTACCATGATGTTTTGAGGAATCTTAGCCCGCATGTCCGCCCTCTTCCGCATCCTTCGAACGACACCCATGAGGGTGCTCTCTCTCTGTCTTCTCGCGACTGCAGCCTGGGCTGCGCCGGTAAAGCCTCAACTGCAGATCACCGGCTACCTGATCAGCGCCGACCTTGACCCCTCCGTCAACCGCCTCAGCGCTACCGTCGAGGTCACCTTCACCGCCCTTGAAGACCTCACAACACCCACCTTCGAGCTGAACAACGGCCTCCAAATCACCAAGGTCACCGACGCCCAGGGCCATTCTCTCGAATCCGAGCGCCTCACCAACAACAGTACCGTTCGCTTCACGCTCTCAACGCCTCTCGCAAAGGGCGCAAGCACCACATATCACTTCGAATACTCCGGGACCCTCAAAGGCGCCGACACTAGCCCGGTCGAAGGCATCAAGCTTGCCTCCGTCGAAGATCCCATCAGCATTCTTCTCTATGCCGGCCGCTGGTTCCCCATGACGGGCCTCTTCACCAATCGCTTCACCGCCGAAATGCACATCCGGGTCCCTTCGGACGAGCGCGTCGTAGGCTCTGGCAGCGGGGTCGCCGCATCAAAGAGCCTCCCCGGCAACCGCACGGAACATACCTTTAAGTGGGCCAAACCCGGCTTCCCCGGCACCATCATCGCGGGAAAGTTCCTTGAGCCCATAACCGCGGGCAACATGCGCGTCTATGTTACCGAAAAACACAAAGACCACGCCCACGACTTCGCCAGCTTGGGCGAGCGCGAATATCTCTTCATGTCCGGCACCTTCGGCCAACCCGAATCCACTCGCATGAACCTGGTCGAACTACCCGACGATGCCGTCTCCGCCGCCTGGGCCCCAGAGATAGCCGCCATCGCCGGCAACCGCATCGCTGCCCGCAACGAGCAGCGCCTGCTCTCCAATACCCTCGCCCACCAGTGGTGGGGCAGTCAGGTCTCACCCGCGACGATGAACGATGCTTGGATCACCAACGGCATGTCTCGCTACGCCGAACTGATGTACCTCGAGGACTCTTCCGGTAAAAACGCATTCCAGTCCGCCATCACTGATGTCTCTGCCGGCGCCTTGGCATATGACACCGAACCACTCACAACCATTGGTCGGCTTGACCCCTTCTCCCCGCAGTTCCAGTCCATGACCCTTGAGAAAGGCGCCATGGTCTTTCACATGCTTCGCTGGGAGATGGGCGACGAGGTCTTCACCAAATTTCTCCGTAGTATTCTTTCGCAGTACACCGACAAATCCGTCCACACCTCCAACGTTCAGACCATAGCCGAAAAGGAATCCAGCCTCCAGCTTGAGTCCTTCTTCGCCCAGTGGCTCGACGGAACCGGCGCCCCAGCCTTCGCCGACAAATACTCTGTCTTCCGTCTCGGAGACAACAAGGGCTTCCGCACCATAGGAGCCATCACTCAGGACCTTGACCTCTTTCGAATGCCGATCGAGCTCCGCATCGAAACCGACGGTAAAACGGAGATTCGCCGGGTCGACGTCTCCGGCTCCGACTCGCAATATTCCATCGAAACGTTCGGACGCCCCCGCCGCATCAGCATTGACCCTGACAACTGGTTGCTAAA
This Tunturibacter gelidoferens DNA region includes the following protein-coding sequences:
- a CDS encoding M1 family aminopeptidase, with translation MSALFRILRTTPMRVLSLCLLATAAWAAPVKPQLQITGYLISADLDPSVNRLSATVEVTFTALEDLTTPTFELNNGLQITKVTDAQGHSLESERLTNNSTVRFTLSTPLAKGASTTYHFEYSGTLKGADTSPVEGIKLASVEDPISILLYAGRWFPMTGLFTNRFTAEMHIRVPSDERVVGSGSGVAASKSLPGNRTEHTFKWAKPGFPGTIIAGKFLEPITAGNMRVYVTEKHKDHAHDFASLGEREYLFMSGTFGQPESTRMNLVELPDDAVSAAWAPEIAAIAGNRIAARNEQRLLSNTLAHQWWGSQVSPATMNDAWITNGMSRYAELMYLEDSSGKNAFQSAITDVSAGALAYDTEPLTTIGRLDPFSPQFQSMTLEKGAMVFHMLRWEMGDEVFTKFLRSILSQYTDKSVHTSNVQTIAEKESSLQLESFFAQWLDGTGAPAFADKYSVFRLGDNKGFRTIGAITQDLDLFRMPIELRIETDGKTEIRRVDVSGSDSQYSIETFGRPRRISIDPDNWLLKSTPDLAVRVAVLRGQEQVAQGDLTAALIEYQKALDTNKNSSLAAYRIGEIFFMQRNYQSAANSFRDALRGDGDPKWVEVWSHIELARIFDCTGQRDRAVNEYRLAVQSNDNTQGAVNEARASMQAPYKCQRGEN